One region of Arcobacter sp. CECT 8983 genomic DNA includes:
- the guaB gene encoding IMP dehydrogenase has product MRIRKKALTFEDVLLVPAKSEVLPKEVCIKTKLTKNIELNIPFVSAAMDTVTEYQAAIAMARLGGIGIIHKNMDIESQVLQCKKVKKSESGMIIDPVTITPTQTLQDAEDIMASYKISGVPVVDENNKLLGILTNRDMRFTKDYSELVKDKMTDMPLITGVEGTTLEEAADVMHKNKIEKLPIIDNAGFLKGLITIKDINKKREYPNASKDEFGRLRVGAAIGVGQMDRATALVEAGVDVLVLDSAHGHSKGILDSVKAIKAQLDVDVIAGNVATAEATADLIAAGADAVKVGIGPGSICTTRIVAGVGVPQISAIDECSAEGAKHGVPVIADGGIKYSGDVAKALAVGASACMMGSALAGTDESPGEVVLFQGRKFKTYRGMGSIGAMTKGSNDRYFQEGTAADKLVPEGIEGRVAYRGSIKDIIHQMVGGLRASMGYLGSKDIPTFQEKAEFVEITSAGLKESHVHDVTITNEAPNYHV; this is encoded by the coding sequence ATGAGAATTAGAAAAAAAGCGTTAACATTTGAAGATGTTTTATTAGTACCAGCAAAATCTGAAGTACTACCAAAAGAAGTTTGTATTAAAACAAAATTAACAAAAAATATTGAATTGAATATTCCTTTTGTATCTGCTGCAATGGATACAGTAACTGAATACCAAGCTGCAATTGCTATGGCAAGACTTGGTGGTATTGGAATTATTCATAAAAACATGGATATAGAATCTCAAGTATTACAATGTAAAAAAGTTAAAAAAAGTGAGTCTGGAATGATTATTGACCCTGTAACAATTACTCCAACTCAAACTCTACAAGATGCAGAAGATATTATGGCATCTTATAAAATCTCTGGTGTTCCAGTTGTAGATGAAAATAATAAATTATTAGGTATTTTAACAAACAGAGATATGAGATTTACTAAAGATTATAGTGAATTAGTTAAAGATAAAATGACTGATATGCCTTTAATTACAGGAGTAGAAGGTACTACTTTAGAAGAAGCTGCTGATGTAATGCATAAAAATAAGATTGAAAAATTACCAATTATTGATAATGCAGGTTTCTTAAAAGGTCTTATTACAATTAAAGATATCAACAAAAAAAGAGAATATCCAAATGCAAGTAAAGATGAATTTGGAAGACTTAGAGTTGGTGCTGCAATTGGTGTAGGACAAATGGATAGAGCAACTGCACTTGTAGAAGCTGGTGTTGATGTTTTAGTTTTAGATTCAGCTCACGGACATTCAAAAGGTATCTTAGATAGTGTTAAAGCTATTAAAGCACAATTAGATGTAGATGTTATTGCTGGAAATGTTGCAACAGCTGAAGCAACTGCTGATTTAATTGCAGCAGGTGCTGATGCAGTTAAAGTAGGTATTGGACCTGGTTCTATTTGTACAACAAGAATCGTTGCAGGTGTTGGTGTTCCTCAGATCTCTGCTATTGATGAGTGTTCTGCTGAAGGTGCTAAACATGGTGTACCTGTTATTGCTGATGGTGGTATTAAATACTCTGGTGATGTTGCAAAAGCACTTGCCGTTGGTGCATCTGCTTGTATGATGGGTTCTGCATTAGCAGGAACTGATGAGTCTCCAGGTGAAGTAGTATTATTCCAAGGAAGAAAATTCAAAACTTATAGAGGAATGGGTTCTATTGGAGCTATGACTAAAGGAAGTAATGATAGATATTTCCAAGAAGGAACTGCTGCTGATAAACTTGTACCAGAAGGTATTGAAGGTAGAGTTGCTTATAGAGGAAGTATAAAAGATATTATTCATCAAATGGTTGGTGGATTAAGAGCTTCTATGGGTTACTTAGGATCTAAAGATATTCCTACATTCCAAGAGAAAGCTGAATTTGTAGAGATTACATCTGCTGGACTTAAAGAGTCTCATGTGCATGATGTAACTATTACGAATGAAGCTCCTAATTACCACGTTTAA